A stretch of DNA from Perca fluviatilis chromosome 15, GENO_Pfluv_1.0, whole genome shotgun sequence:
ATGGACAGGTTTCCAAATGTCAGGCTTCTTTGGCTTACCAATGTTTCAGTTAATACAGGAACATGGCTACTGACCTCCATGCCATCCATGGCCATTGTGGCCAAGTAGTTGGGGTCCTGCTTGTTCCAGCAGAGGCGGAGCAGCGGATGGTGCTGGGGGTCTTCATAGATGATAGTGCTGTGCTCCAGGTGCCGGAGGTCAAACATGCGGACGGATCCATCGGCTCCCACAGAGGCAAACATATCTCTACCGCCTCCTGCACGACTGAACGCGATGTCATACACCTGCACAGGCACATAAAGACATTGATCTAAATGTTCTTATAGGCTGTGTACACATACTGTAGGTCTTCTTTttacagcacagacacacacagacctcttTGTCATGAGCAATCAGCTGGGTCTTCACATGCCCAGACACCAGGTTAACGCGCCCTAACACCTGACCAGTCTCCAACCCCCAGATAGTGCAGGTGGTGTCAATGCTGGATGTACCTGCAGAATGAACAAACGTGTTAAACTGTACAAATGAAAGAGCAACAAAGTCCAGTTGATAGCCTCATTACTATTTATCATAGAGTAGATTTCTCACCCAGCAGATTGGGATCAACCTCATTCCAGTCAAAGGATGTGAGGGGAGCACAGAAGTCTGAGTTCTTGTTGTTGTTCAGCAAACATTCGAGACGTGTTTCTGTGTCGCTGACCTTTGTAATAAATGCAAAGGAATTTGGTAGTGAGCGGACTTCTTCATACAAGTACTATGTTCAAGTCAATGTGACAAGTTCACAGCTGCCAGCTGGCCAAGCTAAAGTAGTGAACAAACTGATTTTACCCCCCTGGGCACTGACTAGTTTGTGTTTATACTGCAGTTGAGACTGATTGATAATTGACAGAAACATATCTTTCTTTTTCATCTCTTAAGGTGAAGTCATAGCATATTGTGGTTTACGATGCAGACATGCAGTTAAAAAGGTAATattcttttttcattgtttttataaTCCAAAGAAGAAACATctaaaaaaggtaaatacagcATTTGTTGGGAACTATTTCCAGctgtggattaatacacatttggtgctcttgtGAGAAGCAGGATGttgtatgtgggattgactcaaaataagCGCTAGCCCTGTGTTCATGTAATGAAGGAGCATGTCACTCAGTGAAACAGTGTGGCTAACTGATGCATTAGTATTTGGAATTATAGTATTTGGACAGCGATGGAGCtatatttcatgtatattttgGATTTGTGGGTTTAGGCTCAGTTTGATATTTTATACTTGCACTCTTTATATTTGCACTCTCTAACGTTGTGCTTTAACTGCTGCACAACGATTTCCCTAGGATGCATATCTTATCTTCTATATAGCATAGAGGGAAAATATATACCAGGCTTTGGCAGCACAATCAATACCGGTTAGTAGGGTCAATGTATTGTTGGTTTTGATGGACATAGAAACAATAGTTATTTCACCAGGCTTATCTGTAAGCTCAAACATCATACCCTCCAAATGCGCAGGTAGTCCCCACTGGTGGCAAGCAGGTCCGGGTACACCCCTTTAGTGTCTGGGATCCACATGATCTTGGTGGTGGGGTAAGGGTGGTCAAATGTGTTCCTGCAGACGAACTCTGAGCTCTCCTCTTCCAGACCCACGAGCTGAACCTGGGTGGGAGCAAAGACACATTTCCTGGTACTTCAAGACAGCTAAATTACTGTTAACAGGGCAACGATGGTTAGAAATAGCATTAACCTTAGCTATATGTTACTGGGGGTTATTACTAGTAACGTAGCAGACACAACGACAGGCTTGCAGTGTATCTATATACATGAACtctttatttgttgttgttgctggggAATAACAACAAAACATACATTGTTGTTTTAAACCTAGGTGCTGCGCAGGACAACTAGCATTAGCTAGCTCGCTAACGTTGTGCTGATGAATGGCAATGACCACACTACGTACCTTGTTGTTGTATTCCTCCACAAAGCTCCCAAGAGCTAGCCTAAAGCGTTTGTCTGGACGGACGCTCCAGTTCATCGCATACACCGTCCATGGTGCCTCGTATTTgtagatttcttttcttttgccgTGAAGCGACATCCTCTCGAACTGCAGCTGTTGTCCGAGCAGCTAACACGCTAGCGTCAGCTAACTGCAAAATAAGTAGTCGTGCAAGTCAACTCTAACCCGCTACTTTAACCTGCTATGACAAATCTCAGCAGGTGTGGTACTAATTACCATTTGATTAAATAAATCTTGTTTTGGAGCAAGACTTCTCACCACTTTACTTAACAAAGAGTAGCATTTCCCGTTACGATCCAAAGTGCTGTCACGTTCAACAAAACACATGCGTTTgctggttttcaaaataaaaggcgATTATTAAAATCATATTTTCTAATGGAAAGTATGGTCTTTTCAATTTTTTCATGTAGAGCCTAACAAATAGAGAAGTTGATAGAAATAACTCTCTTTGTGAAACTTCACACTCATGAAGCCATATTTTTCTATTTCTACCAAGTCCCACCCTGTTTTGTGATGAACTTCAGACTTTCTATAATGCTGTCTGTAAAAACTCTAAAAACAAGGAGACTAAAGAGTCTTACGAAACATTGTGGACAAGATTGTCAGATGATTTTATCCATGTGTATATGTTTCTAATTTTGTGAATtgattcatttgttttaattttgtaattttataatttaaaatgtttttatttctgcatTTCCATGACTTTGTTTGTGTATTGTAGGCTGTAATAAATGCATTCCATGATAaattcaaaagaaaaacaaatcactCTAGTATACTCTAATATACTACTACATTGTGGATACTAGTCCTTGTTCTTGCCTGCTTtaaaaagaagtgtaaaactaacaaggacacCACAATTTCATTTTCAGTGAGGATAAAATGTGAATACAATGACCACACGCACTTCACATTACATTTCTAGATAGGTTTCGGCATAACATATTCCCGTTCTCATAATGCCAACCACATTACTAAGTTATAAAGTAGTTTTACTCTAAAAGaatgttgtattttgttttatttttgatcgTTTGAACCGGAAGTATGACTATGCTGTTGTGTCAAACTTGGCCATCAGTTGTAGTTACTCACtgcggccactagagggcagacATAGTCATGATAATAAACCACAGCCGTGATTGAACAACACAACTGTTCTTGAAAATTAGAATTTACTTTCTACTTTCtctatttattttacctttatttagtttttacaaaTGGAAATATTTCTGTTATCctaaattaatattattaaagtatttaacAGTTATcattaataaatcttattttaTTGCACTCTATATTTGCAAcaatttccctcgggatgaataaagttcTATCTTATCCTAATAATCAATATATAATGATGAGAGAAACAAACAGGCTtaataaaaactaataatatataaataataattagttAATTCATAGTGGATTTCCTCTGTATTTGTGAATCATGTTTTTAGTTGTATTGCAAGGAACTGGCATCAtgtagaatcagaatcagctttattccCCAAGCACATagaaggaatttgactctgttTTTTGAATTGCTCTTAATACTTTCACAGAAAAATACGTAACAGCTAAAAGGACAACACAGGTGGACAAATAAAGGTAGGGTATAGACATGACTGTTAATACAAGTATGTGGACAAAAAATAGGTATGAATAGTGCAAGTATATATGAATATTGAATGTGTGGATTTGTACAGTAAATGCATGACGGCGACTTGCATTTgcattttaactgtaaaaaaatagAATATATAATGAAAGTAGGTGGATGTTTTAGCTAGTGTGACTCCAGAATGTAAGTAAAAGATACAACACATGGTTTGTACTTTCCTGTACTATAAACTTACAATATAGTATAATAGGATACAAACTGTAACAAACACTGAGTTGTAGTTACGTAATGTGACCACTGGATGGCGCGTAAATAATACACTCATGCTAATCACTTAACGCCACTAACGTCAAGTCAgacataataacaacaacaatatacaAAGATTTCCGATAGaatcctttcaaaataaaactttcgaATTATTCACGTGTTGAGTTGGATGGGGTCATTGATACATCATGTCGCGATACTTTTTACTTTGAAAGATCGGTCTTGTGTGTACTCACTGCTTCAAGTGTAACATCATTACAAGGACAGTTAAGGCTAGCTACTTGAGCTCAACCAGCGTTACGTTTATTGTCACAGTAATTCTCCAGGTAAGATCCTTAGCTACTTACTTAGCTTGCTAGCTACATTGTTACGTTTTAATAAGACTCATTTTCTGAGTTGTGGTAAAGGGAAAAACCACGCTGCTTTCCTTTTAGGATTAggttggctactagcaactagGTGCCATGCTAGCTAGTTAgccattagcatgctaatgccaGATTTGTTaaccgctagctagctaaagtgAGTGAGTGCTGGGGGATGGGTCGGCCACTGTTATATGATTACAGTCTGTGGTTTAATCCTACACATGTGTCATTTGATAAGAACACCGTGTTAGTTTTGACTCGACTCCCACTATAGAAAGTCAGACATATCCTTTTATTTTAGTGTCGCAAACGTTGGCTCTTTGGCTAAAGTTAGTTGGGCTAGCGGCAGCTCTCCGGTTTAATTTTTAACCCCCATCTATTACAGCTCCTTAAGTTTAACCGAGCTTAGCCTTTGCGTTTCCCGAGCAGTGCCACAGTGTGTCATCAAAATGTCTTATCTTTTATATATTGTAGCTTTATCCTTTTTAATCGCAATCAATGGCAAAGTGGCAGCTCAGAGACCAAACCAATACTTCCTTCTCTTCCttagtcattgttttcaagTCTGTCTCGGCCCGTAGGGATATTTTCCTTCTCTTTGGGGATTGTCACATGAATAGCAATTGTGTGACCAGGGACTGACTTAGTTACTATCATGTGGACCAGTTGATCCTGGGCTCTTGTCACTTGTTTCCAACGCTCTCTGTCTAGACTGTTGAATATTTACATGGTCCAGTGTGCAACATTTGTTATATATAATTAAACTTGGTGCGACGTTGGTGGCTTAAAGTGATTCATTGTAGCAGGTTGACGCTATAATGTTCAGGCAACCATCAGGCCTCATTTTAAGACCGCTAATACACAAGCACCTTGCAACTTGGAGTAGTTTTTAGATTTCTGAACTGATTTGACTTTTCACTTGTTTTTGGAAAGGTAAgatttttcctcttttgtttAGTATTTGTATCATTCATGTTAAACTTCTGCTGCATCTGACCTTCTCTGTCACTTCTTACAGCACCCTTATTTACACACTTTCCTGTCTGTTACACTCTGCTTTTCCACTTTTGTCGCAGGTCCCACCATGCAACGTGCGTATCTCCTACTGATACCcgtgctgctgctcctcctggCCCTTCCCGTCTCCAGGGGACGCTACAATGATGACTTTGATGATGGCGAGGACCTAGCAGACTTTGATGACAATGACTTTGCTGAGTTTGAGGACATGAATGACGATCCAGCAGCGGAGGCAGAAACTGCCCCTCCGCCTCGCGCCTCACCGTCCTCGCAGCCTGAAGAGGATGAAGATGAGGATGAAGCCACTGTGGAGCTGGAAGATGGCCTGGATGGTTTTGAGGATTCAGAGACACAGGTACATAGCCTTGTCTTACTGTTTAGAGCCTAATTTTTGAGCACAGTTTCCATAATAACTCAATTTTGATCATTTATGGCATTATATACATTTAcgtattcatttaatttatgaATTCCCTAGGATCAAGACATGTACAGCAAATATGACCAGGAGGAGTTTGAAGGGATTGGGGACATGGAAAAGACAGGCCACTCCATGAAGGACCCCCTCATAATCCACACTGTAAGCCAGGCTTATTGCTTAAAATCTTCTCACACTCGTCTGTCTTCAACTGATTGTGATCTTGAGGCTCTGAATGTGCACACGGTTTTTGCTGGCTGCAAAagatattttactgtaaatttgCATTAACGTTTAGCACATGATACCCTGTAAGGCTTAATTAATGGTGTGTGTTGACATAATGAAAGTTCAGGTAATTTACATAAACTGTTGTCATGGAACAACTATGGCAGCATCGAAATTGTAACCTTTGGCGACCGATTGCCTTTAGCCTAATTCCCATTGATTCTTCAGTTATGTTGATACTGGTTAGAGCTAGGCCGATAAATTGGTATATATTAGTTTATTGCTTATACGTCGTTATCAGTGTATTACATCATATTGTTTAATCAATacaaactgtaaaatgtcccaCTCAGTATGTATCTATgtcacaattcttttttttccttttaaaccTCCCAACAATCAAAATCAGTGTTTGCCTCAAAAATCTAGTGTCGGTTGAGCTTTAATACAGACAACCGCTTGCCGTTTCTCCGCAGGTACCTGCACATCTGCAGAACAGCTGGGAGAGTTACTACATGGAGATCCTGATGGTCACCGGCCTGTTGGCCTACATCATGAACTACATCATTGGCAAGAACAAAAACAGTCGCCTTGCTCAGGCCTGGTTCAACTCCCACAGGGAGCTTCTTGAGAGCAACTTTGCACTAGTGGGTGAGTTCCTCCACCTCCCGAGTTGTCTCAAGTATACAACAGCAGTGTATGAAATCAATGGGTGACATGGTGACAGTCAGTACGAAGCAGAGCTTGTGTTAACTGTCAATAATTTGTATGTGTAGGTGATGACGGCACCAGTAAAGAAGCAGTGAGCACTGGGAAGCTGAATCAGGAAAATGAACACATCTACAACCTGTGGTGCTCTGGACGTTTGTGCTGTGAAGGCATGCTGATCCAACTCAAGGtattcaaaatgtgttttatttactgtacaggGGTGTGTTGGTGTTAAATATACAGTCATATAATGTTCCTTGTTGTCTATTCCAGTTTGTAAAGAGGCAGGACCTGCTCAACGTTCTGGCCAGGATGATGAGGCCTGCCTGTGATCAAGTGGTATGCATTAGTCAAATAGCATTTCAAATAAGTCTGTGTGGAGTATATGAAGAGGAACACAAAATATAGAGGCACCGGTCTGTGCATCTAAacgtgtctgtctgtttgtagcAAATCAAAGTGACTCTTAATGAAGAGGACATGGACACTTTTGTGTTTGCTCTTGGCACCAAGAAGGTGATGGCCAGGCATCAGAAGGAGATGCAGGACTTGGTAAATATCCTCCACAACTTGTGTACATCAATTTGATGCAAATTTAagctgtgtattttttttatacagtactATTATATAATGTTTGAAGACTGCAACTGAAATTTTGGTTTCTTACAAACCCATACTTCACAAACGGATTAGTTTATTTGTAGTCCATTTGTAGTCCCCACTCATATACATTAGTACTTAAACAATGGTCTtgatttttgttctttttctgtagAGTGAGTTCTGCGGTGACAAGCCTAAGTCTGGGGCCAAGTATGGGCTCCCAGACTCCCTGGCTATTCTAAGTGAGATGGGTGAGGTCACAGATGGGATGATGGACAACAAGGTAATGTCTCTTGATGCTTGTCtcataataatattaatggaaaaaaaatcactgcAGAGTTTCAGAATACAACAGGGTTATAGCAGGCAACATCTTCCTCTCTTAATATACAGCTCTCTAATGTGTCTGGATCTGTTTTTGGTATTTTTAGATGGTTCATTATATCACCAACCATGCTGAGAAGATCGAGTCCATCCATTTCTCGGACCAATTTTCTGGTCCAAAAGTTATGCAAGAGTAAGTATTTATTTTAActatttgtatttttcatctcTTACGTGGGAGTTATTTagcattttaatatatttttacgTGGCACTAAAAGATCCTGTGTTTTTCAGGGAGGGTCAGCCCTTAAAGCTGCCTGACACCAAGAAGACGCTATTGTTTACATTTATTGGTGAGCATTTTGTCTCTCCTGTCTTCACTATACCTCATGACCACATGAGTAGATGCTTAATGTGCACTTTGTGTGTGATTGTAGTGCCTGGCATGGGCAACACCTCTCCCAAAGACATGGACGCTCTGCTCCCTCTCATGAACATGGTGATCTACAGCATCGATAAAGTCAAGAAGCTCCGTCTCAACAGAGAGGTGAGCAGGATTCAAGTGCTCCGGTGCCTCATAGTGCATTCCAGTGACCACTcacttattttctgtattttgtgctTTTACGTTCAAGTTTAAAGTACAGCTACAAATCCCCTTTTCATCCTCCCTGTAAATTTAGGGCAAACTGAAAGCTGACAGAAACCGGGCCCGTGTGGAAGAGAACTTCCTGAAGCAGACTCACGCTCAGCGCCAGGAGGCAGCCCAGACACGCcgggaggagaagaagagagctGAGAAGGAGAGGATCATGAATGAGGAGGACCCTGAGAGACAACGCCGTCTGGAGGTCGGAAATTGGAAAGACAATTAAACAAATagcttgacattttgggaaaactgCTTATTCGCTGCGAGTCAGATGACAAGATTGATAACTTTCTCTGTATCTTACGGTTGCTAAATGCAGCACTAGAAGCATTTCAGCATATTTGCTTAAGTTGATGTACTTGCAATTTTTGTTGAATGCACCTAGTCGAAGTCAATTTGAAagaagcatcagctaaatgaatgtaatgtaaataaCACTCATGTCTTTTTGATAAATATGTAGCtagagccagcagccagttagcgtAGCAGAAAGACTGGAAACTGGGGGGGAAAGGGTTAGagtggctctgtccaaaagtaacaaaatcgGCCTACCAGAACCTCctaaaagtttgtttttgtataaAAACAGTTGGCCATTTTACAGATGTTTATGTGCCATGTCGTTTTTACGATATATAAGTTGTTAATTGAGCTTTGGAGTTGCTGGTAGGTTGTATTTGTTACCTTTTGGGTAGAGTCAgcgttagggctgggcaatatatatcaatattatatcgatatcgtgatatgagactagatatcgtcttagattttggatatcgtaatatcgtgatatgacataagtgttgtcttttcctggttttaaaggctgcattacagtagagtgatgtactcttctgaacttac
This window harbors:
- the dcaf7 gene encoding DDB1- and CUL4-associated factor 7 encodes the protein MSLHGKRKEIYKYEAPWTVYAMNWSVRPDKRFRLALGSFVEEYNNKVQLVGLEEESSEFVCRNTFDHPYPTTKIMWIPDTKGVYPDLLATSGDYLRIWRVSDTETRLECLLNNNKNSDFCAPLTSFDWNEVDPNLLGTSSIDTTCTIWGLETGQVLGRVNLVSGHVKTQLIAHDKEVYDIAFSRAGGGRDMFASVGADGSVRMFDLRHLEHSTIIYEDPQHHPLLRLCWNKQDPNYLATMAMDGMEVVILDVRVPCTPVARLNNHRACVNGIAWAPHSSCHICTAADDHQALIWDIQQMPRAIEDPILAYTAEGEINNVQWASTQPDWIAICYNNCLEILRV
- the ccdc47 gene encoding coiled-coil domain-containing protein 47, which gives rise to MQRAYLLLIPVLLLLLALPVSRGRYNDDFDDGEDLADFDDNDFAEFEDMNDDPAAEAETAPPPRASPSSQPEEDEDEDEATVELEDGLDGFEDSETQDQDMYSKYDQEEFEGIGDMEKTGHSMKDPLIIHTVPAHLQNSWESYYMEILMVTGLLAYIMNYIIGKNKNSRLAQAWFNSHRELLESNFALVGDDGTSKEAVSTGKLNQENEHIYNLWCSGRLCCEGMLIQLKFVKRQDLLNVLARMMRPACDQVQIKVTLNEEDMDTFVFALGTKKVMARHQKEMQDLSEFCGDKPKSGAKYGLPDSLAILSEMGEVTDGMMDNKMVHYITNHAEKIESIHFSDQFSGPKVMQEEGQPLKLPDTKKTLLFTFIVPGMGNTSPKDMDALLPLMNMVIYSIDKVKKLRLNREGKLKADRNRARVEENFLKQTHAQRQEAAQTRREEKKRAEKERIMNEEDPERQRRLEEASQRREQKKIEKKQMKMKQIKVKAM